One genomic window of bacterium includes the following:
- a CDS encoding type II toxin-antitoxin system HicA family toxin, translating into MGKYKKLYQHILMRQSDANVPFDELCALLKHLDFSERIKGDHHIFTMDGVEEILNLQPKRDKAKPYQVKQIRNTILKYKLRLED; encoded by the coding sequence ATGGGGAAGTACAAGAAGCTGTATCAACATATCCTGATGCGGCAATCCGATGCGAATGTGCCGTTCGACGAGTTGTGTGCTTTGCTCAAACACCTCGATTTTAGCGAGCGGATCAAAGGCGATCATCATATCTTCACCATGGATGGAGTAGAGGAAATACTCAACCTGCAACCCAAAAGAGACAAAGCTAAGCCATACCAAGTCAAGCAGATCCGCAATACGATCCTGAAATACAAGCTGAGATTGGAGGACTGA
- the aspT gene encoding aspartate-alanine antiporter, whose protein sequence is MHWLVDTLRHYPELAVFLTLGLGYWIGNIKIGNFSLGAVTGTLLMGVLIGQLGITISSDLKAVFFLLFLFAVGYSVGPQFFRGLKSDGLPQVIFAVTICVICLVVTWICARVAGFDAGTAAGLFSGSQTISAVIGVGTDTINNLGLPAAQAKNLVGHIPVAYAVTYIFGTAGTAWILSSLGPRLLGVNLPDACRKYESKMSGGAEMSGLTAYRHFTARSYRVENKEMAGKTVAEAEKCFAPARVDVERVHREGKLLDVDEKTVLQTGDVVAVGGQHRVLVELGEKTFGPEVEDRELLDVPVESIDVVLTNKQAVGKTLGDLADSDFVRQAFHGIFLRRVVRAGQDLPLASGLKLDRGDRLRLVGAVRDVERVAAKLGYPDRETTMTDMVFVGFGILLGGLVGALAVRIGGVSISLSTSGGALISGLIFGWLRSVHPTFGRIPAPALWIMNSVGLTMFIAAVGIDSGPSFVEGFRELGLSLFIAGLVATTVPMIAGVLLGRWVFKFDPAINLGVNAGARVTTAALGAITEAAKSQVPALGYTVPYAISNTLLIIWGIVIVLLTS, encoded by the coding sequence ATGCACTGGCTGGTGGACACGCTGCGGCATTACCCGGAGCTGGCGGTGTTTCTGACCCTGGGACTGGGGTACTGGATCGGAAACATCAAGATCGGAAATTTCAGCTTGGGCGCCGTGACCGGGACGCTGCTGATGGGGGTCCTGATCGGGCAGTTGGGGATTACGATATCGTCCGACCTCAAAGCGGTTTTCTTCCTCCTCTTCCTCTTCGCCGTCGGCTACAGCGTCGGGCCCCAGTTCTTCCGGGGGCTGAAGAGCGACGGCTTGCCCCAGGTGATCTTCGCGGTGACGATCTGCGTGATCTGCCTGGTCGTGACCTGGATCTGCGCCCGCGTGGCCGGTTTCGACGCCGGGACCGCCGCCGGGCTTTTCTCCGGTTCCCAGACCATCTCCGCCGTGATCGGGGTGGGGACCGACACCATCAACAACTTGGGGCTGCCCGCCGCCCAGGCCAAAAACCTGGTCGGGCATATCCCGGTGGCTTACGCCGTCACCTATATCTTCGGCACGGCGGGGACCGCCTGGATCCTCTCCTCCCTGGGCCCGCGGCTGCTGGGAGTCAACCTCCCCGACGCCTGCCGCAAGTACGAGTCGAAAATGTCCGGCGGCGCCGAGATGAGCGGGCTTACCGCCTACCGGCACTTCACCGCCCGCAGCTACCGCGTCGAGAACAAGGAGATGGCGGGGAAAACCGTGGCCGAGGCCGAAAAGTGCTTCGCTCCCGCCCGCGTCGACGTCGAACGGGTCCACCGGGAAGGAAAACTCCTGGACGTCGACGAGAAGACGGTGCTGCAGACGGGCGACGTCGTGGCGGTCGGGGGACAGCACCGGGTCCTGGTGGAACTGGGGGAGAAGACCTTCGGTCCCGAGGTCGAGGACCGCGAACTCCTCGACGTCCCGGTGGAGTCGATCGACGTGGTTCTCACCAACAAGCAGGCGGTGGGAAAGACCCTGGGCGACCTGGCCGATTCCGACTTTGTCCGCCAGGCCTTTCACGGCATCTTCTTGCGGCGGGTGGTCCGGGCCGGCCAGGACCTGCCTCTGGCGTCCGGGCTCAAGCTCGACCGGGGCGACCGCTTGCGCCTGGTGGGGGCGGTGCGCGACGTGGAACGGGTCGCGGCCAAACTCGGGTATCCCGACCGGGAGACGACCATGACCGACATGGTCTTCGTCGGTTTCGGCATCCTGCTCGGAGGTCTGGTCGGGGCCCTGGCGGTCAGGATCGGGGGGGTCTCCATCTCCCTCTCCACCAGCGGGGGCGCCTTGATCTCCGGCTTGATCTTCGGCTGGCTGCGCTCGGTCCACCCCACCTTCGGCCGCATCCCCGCGCCGGCGCTGTGGATCATGAACTCGGTGGGCCTGACCATGTTTATCGCCGCGGTCGGGATCGACTCGGGGCCGAGCTTCGTGGAGGGGTTCCGGGAGTTGGGCTTGAGTCTCTTCATCGCCGGTCTCGTCGCCACCACGGTGCCCATGATCGCCGGCGTCCTCCTCGGCCGCTGGGTCTTCAAGTTCGATCCGGCCATCAACCTGGGAGTGAACGCCGGGGCCCGGGTCACCACCGCCGCCCTGGGCGCGATCACGGAAGCGGCCAAGAGCCAGGTCCCGGCCCTGGGCTACACGGTCCCCTACGCCATCAGCAACACCCTCCTCATTATCTGGGGGATCGTGATCGTGCTCTTGACCTCGTGA
- a CDS encoding type II toxin-antitoxin system HicB family antitoxin codes for MGSRYEIIIFWSDEDDAFVAEVPELPGCMADGRTYQEALSNAERTVQEWIETAKELGRTVPEPKGRLAYS; via the coding sequence ATGGGATCGAGATACGAAATCATCATCTTCTGGAGCGATGAAGATGATGCCTTCGTCGCTGAAGTACCGGAACTTCCCGGCTGTATGGCCGACGGGAGGACCTATCAAGAAGCACTTTCCAATGCGGAACGGACCGTTCAAGAGTGGATAGAAACGGCCAAGGAACTCGGGCGGACCGTGCCCGAACCGAAAGGGCGCTTGGCCTACTCCTGA
- a CDS encoding tetratricopeptide repeat protein — MKKFWQRLGLIFFGLFLGALLLEAGLRGAGAIFSALQERENRRSLAGKGREGKEKYVILCLGESTTVIGDYPRKLEELLNRWAGRECFAVVNKGIPATNSTAILKDLAGNIEEYRPDMVIAMVGINDYRGRVRDQKAMVPCPELDGRGPWYAQSKVYKLAAAIIDHARPLVSGEPLDMETIYAQNLEAAESPVTVEEEDITMKKAREYWDEDHFAEVEFICRRLLQGEPGHRGARMLLVQALREQGKVEEARLLLEGLLDEFPRDTEIVLSHARLLSFCEDYEGAAEEFARAEELNPNASSPPAELAIAYMDLGRLDRAREAADRAIALAPERRPWLEKVIEQRIKSCIQYGAWSRAIELGELTEDLGIESGGIQAQVGLAYHYLRDFERSRAACRKALELDPRATVALETLAAIFYEEDDLVRSERCLVKALKINLETPDRPPGLAFNELTKLYVNDSESGWAKLEALCRKVLRYRPENERVMATFVVCLEAQEKYEQAKQWRRKAAFLLNGLAHPQTARNYRKIIETVRERGIEMVCVQYPVRPLRHLQNLLGAYGEEVIFVDNEAGFKEAVEEEGVGSVFNDLFAGDFGHFTTRGAELLAGNIAQTLIDSGLLEGVRREKATPVP, encoded by the coding sequence GTGAAGAAATTCTGGCAGAGGCTGGGACTGATCTTCTTCGGGCTCTTCCTGGGCGCGCTCCTGCTGGAAGCGGGTCTGCGGGGTGCGGGCGCGATCTTCAGCGCCTTGCAGGAGCGGGAAAACCGGCGTTCCCTGGCAGGGAAGGGAAGGGAAGGGAAGGAGAAATACGTCATTCTCTGCCTGGGCGAATCCACCACCGTGATCGGCGACTATCCCCGGAAACTGGAAGAACTGCTCAACCGGTGGGCCGGCCGCGAGTGTTTCGCCGTGGTCAATAAGGGAATCCCGGCGACCAACTCCACCGCCATACTCAAGGACCTGGCCGGCAACATCGAGGAATACCGTCCGGACATGGTCATCGCCATGGTGGGGATCAACGATTATCGCGGGCGGGTCAGGGATCAGAAGGCGATGGTTCCCTGCCCGGAACTCGATGGACGGGGACCGTGGTATGCCCAAAGCAAAGTCTATAAGTTAGCGGCCGCGATAATCGATCACGCCCGCCCGCTCGTCTCCGGCGAACCGCTGGACATGGAAACGATCTATGCTCAAAACCTCGAAGCCGCGGAAAGTCCGGTTACGGTCGAGGAAGAAGACATAACCATGAAGAAAGCCCGCGAGTATTGGGACGAAGATCATTTCGCCGAAGTCGAGTTTATCTGCCGACGCCTCCTTCAGGGCGAGCCCGGCCACCGCGGAGCCCGGATGTTGTTGGTACAGGCTCTGCGGGAACAGGGAAAGGTGGAGGAAGCCCGGTTGCTGTTGGAAGGGTTGCTCGATGAGTTCCCGCGCGATACCGAAATCGTCCTCAGTCATGCCCGGTTGTTGTCGTTTTGCGAAGATTACGAAGGGGCCGCGGAAGAGTTCGCCCGGGCCGAGGAATTGAACCCCAACGCGTCATCGCCCCCGGCGGAATTGGCAATTGCCTATATGGACCTGGGCCGATTGGACCGGGCCCGGGAAGCGGCGGACCGGGCGATCGCCCTGGCTCCGGAACGCCGCCCATGGCTCGAAAAGGTGATCGAACAACGGATAAAAAGTTGCATCCAATATGGCGCATGGTCTCGGGCGATCGAATTGGGGGAGTTGACCGAGGATCTCGGTATCGAGTCGGGGGGGATACAAGCTCAAGTGGGGCTTGCCTACCATTACTTGCGCGATTTCGAACGATCCCGGGCCGCCTGCCGGAAGGCGCTCGAACTCGATCCTCGGGCGACCGTGGCTCTGGAGACGCTGGCGGCGATTTTTTATGAAGAAGACGACTTGGTCCGGAGCGAACGGTGTCTTGTAAAGGCGCTGAAAATCAACCTGGAAACTCCCGACCGTCCTCCCGGTTTGGCTTTCAACGAATTAACCAAGCTCTATGTCAACGATTCCGAATCCGGTTGGGCGAAGTTGGAAGCCCTGTGCCGAAAAGTCCTCCGGTATCGTCCGGAAAACGAGAGGGTAATGGCAACCTTCGTCGTTTGTCTCGAAGCTCAAGAAAAGTACGAGCAAGCCAAACAGTGGCGCCGGAAGGCGGCGTTTTTGTTAAACGGGCTTGCCCATCCTCAAACCGCGCGCAACTACCGCAAGATTATCGAGACGGTGCGGGAGCGAGGGATCGAGATGGTCTGCGTCCAATACCCGGTGCGTCCCCTGCGGCACCTGCAAAATTTGTTGGGCGCCTACGGGGAGGAAGTGATCTTCGTCGATAACGAAGCCGGTTTCAAGGAAGCGGTGGAGGAGGAAGGGGTCGGTTCCGTCTTCAACGATCTTTTTGCCGGAGACTTCGGCCACTTCACCACGCGGGGGGCGGAACTCCTGGCCGGGAACATCGCCCAAACCTTGATCGATTCGGGGCTGCTGGAAGGAGTACGCCGGGAAAAGGCGACGCCGGTGCCTTGA
- a CDS encoding SprT family zinc-dependent metalloprotease, which yields MKVREEGTLVHDGRRIPYLVRRSSGRNLRIEIMPEGAVKVFVPRRASFRWAAAVVRERGPWIARKLAEQEARTPVPDPSGAGFGDEVFYLGRRYRLAAGEGPEAGPFGSRLKVSPGGPAGAGARLEAWQRVRARELFPPVLAEMTRRLGLDPAGRPELRIRNMRRRWGSCTVDGRIAVNLRLIQLPPFCFEYVIAHEACHLVHLHHGPGFYALLERLQPDWPARRDRLDGFRLV from the coding sequence GTGAAGGTTCGAGAAGAAGGGACGCTGGTACACGACGGGCGCCGGATACCCTACCTGGTCCGGCGCAGTTCGGGGAGGAACCTTCGGATCGAAATCATGCCCGAAGGGGCGGTGAAGGTTTTCGTGCCCCGCCGGGCCTCCTTCCGCTGGGCCGCCGCCGTCGTCAGGGAACGGGGTCCCTGGATCGCGCGCAAACTGGCGGAACAGGAAGCCCGGACCCCGGTCCCGGACCCGTCCGGAGCCGGGTTCGGCGACGAGGTTTTCTACCTGGGGCGCCGCTACCGCCTGGCGGCGGGGGAGGGCCCGGAAGCGGGGCCGTTCGGGTCCCGGTTGAAGGTTTCCCCGGGCGGCCCGGCCGGCGCTGGGGCCCGGCTCGAAGCCTGGCAACGGGTCCGGGCCCGGGAACTTTTCCCCCCCGTGCTGGCGGAGATGACGCGCCGGTTGGGTCTCGACCCCGCGGGCCGGCCGGAGTTGAGGATTCGGAACATGCGCCGGCGCTGGGGGAGCTGCACCGTCGACGGCCGGATCGCCGTCAACCTGCGGCTGATCCAACTACCGCCGTTTTGCTTCGAGTACGTGATCGCGCACGAGGCTTGCCACCTCGTACACCTTCACCACGGCCCCGGGTTTTACGCGCTCCTGGAGCGCCTGCAGCCGGACTGGCCGGCCCGGCGCGACCGGTTGGACGGGTTTCGCCTGGTCTGA
- a CDS encoding GDSL-type esterase/lipase family protein translates to MQRQAGKGYVHGYETREGDRRRGRELRRPGPPPGLARERLAYLVRFQHPEKTVPGLSPAASASALGLGPEEYEKIREGFFGAAAAAAAELLEEEAVTRAADALPFRAGSTVVGLGDSITDDDGSWFEILRELWTLRRPREPLRLINAGVCGETTAQILARFLEAAAYRPDWIVVLAGTNDARTLGAAPGKTLVGLSETEANFAEIRRLARTRTRARTVWLTPPPVIEDLPGVHWALGPLEIHWRNRDVAAVADLVRRLPETVVDVRPGFGDPPDPGLFQDDGVHPSPEGQKVIVRALVEGLAAAGGGEER, encoded by the coding sequence ATGCAGCGGCAGGCCGGGAAAGGATACGTTCACGGGTACGAAACGCGGGAAGGGGACCGCCGCCGGGGCCGGGAACTGCGCCGCCCGGGGCCGCCGCCCGGCCTGGCGCGGGAGCGGCTGGCTTACCTGGTCCGGTTTCAGCACCCGGAAAAGACGGTGCCGGGCCTGTCACCGGCCGCGTCCGCGTCCGCCCTCGGTTTGGGGCCGGAAGAGTACGAAAAGATTCGGGAAGGATTTTTCGGCGCGGCGGCGGCCGCCGCCGCCGAACTCCTGGAAGAAGAAGCCGTGACCCGTGCCGCGGACGCGCTTCCCTTCCGCGCCGGTTCCACCGTGGTCGGCCTGGGCGACAGCATCACCGACGACGACGGGTCCTGGTTCGAAATTCTGCGCGAACTCTGGACGCTCCGCCGGCCCCGCGAGCCCCTGCGCTTGATCAACGCCGGCGTCTGCGGGGAGACGACCGCCCAGATCCTGGCACGTTTCCTCGAAGCCGCCGCCTACCGCCCCGACTGGATCGTGGTGCTGGCCGGCACCAACGACGCCCGCACCCTGGGCGCCGCCCCCGGCAAAACCCTGGTCGGCCTCTCCGAAACCGAGGCCAACTTCGCCGAAATCCGCCGTCTCGCCCGAACCCGGACCCGGGCGCGGACGGTCTGGCTGACGCCGCCCCCGGTGATCGAGGACCTTCCCGGCGTCCACTGGGCGCTCGGTCCCCTGGAGATCCACTGGCGGAACCGGGACGTGGCGGCGGTGGCGGACCTGGTCCGCCGGCTCCCGGAGACGGTGGTCGACGTCCGGCCCGGTTTCGGCGACCCGCCCGACCCCGGGCTTTTTCAGGACGACGGCGTCCATCCTTCCCCGGAGGGCCAGAAAGTCATCGTCCGGGCCCTGGTCGAGGGCCTGGCCGCCGCGGGAGGAGGGGAGGAGCGATGA